A portion of the Desmodus rotundus isolate HL8 chromosome 8, HLdesRot8A.1, whole genome shotgun sequence genome contains these proteins:
- the CYP7A1 gene encoding cytochrome P450 7A1, translating into MMTISLIWGIVIAMCCCLWLILGIRRRKMGEPPLENGLIPYLGCALQFGANPLEFLRANQRKYGHVFTCKLMGNYVHFITNPLSYHKVLCHGKYFDWKKFHFTTSAKAFGHRSIDPSDGNTTENISKAFVKNLQGDALNCLTEAMMKNLQLVLRPPESKKPAWMTEGMYAFCYRVMFEAGYLTLFGRDLTEQDALILNKLDNFKQFDKIFPALVAGLPIHVFKTAHQAREKLAEGLRDENLGKRDHMSELVRFLNDMLFTLDDMEKAKTQLAVLWASQANTIPATFWSLFQMLRSPEAMKAATEEVNKTLENAGQKISFDGKPICLNQTQLNDMPVLDSIIKESLRLSSASLNIRTAKEDFTLHLEDGSYNIRKDDIIALYPQLMHLDPEIYPDPLTFKYDRYLDENGKTKTTFYSNGLKLKYYYMPFGSGATICPGRLFAVQEIKEFLILMLSHFELELVESHVKCPPLDQSRAGLGILPPLNDIEFKYKFKPL; encoded by the exons ATGATGACCATATCTTTGATCTGGGGGATTGTGATAGCAATGTGCTGCTGTTTGTGGCTTATTCTTGGAATAAGGagaag AAAAATGGGCGAACCGCCTCTGGAGAATGGGCTGATTCCGTACCTAGGATGCGCTCTGCAGTTTGGTGCCAATCCTCTTGAGTTCCTCAGAGCAAACCAGAGGAAATACGGCCATGTGTTTACCTGCAAACTAATGGGAAACTATGTCCACTTCATCACAAACCCCTTGTCGTACCATAAAGTCTTGTGCCATGGAAAATACTTTGATTGGAAAAAATTTCATTTCACTACTTCTGCAAAG GCATTTGGGCACAGAAGCATTGACCCAAGTGATGGAAATACCACCGAGAACATAAGCAAAGCTTTTGTCAAAAATCTTCAGGGCGATGCCTTGAATTGCCTCACAGAAGCCATGATGAAAAACCTCCAGCTGGTCCTGAGACCTCCGGAATCAAAGAAGCCAGCCTGGATGACAGAAGGGATGTATGCCTTCTGCTACCGAGTGATGTTTGAAGCTGGGTATTTAACTCTCTTTGGCAGAGATCTTACAGAACAAGATGCACTCATTCTAAATAAACTTGACAACTTCAAGCAATTTGACAAAATCTTTCCGGCCCTGGTAGCAGGCCTCCCCATTCATGTGTTCAAGACCGCACACCAAGCCCGGGAAAAGCTGGCAGAGGGCTTGAGGGATGAGAACCTGGGAAAGAGAGACCACATGTCAGAACTGGTCAGATTCCTGAATGACATGCTCTTCACCTTGGATGACATGGAGAAAGCCAAGACACAACTTGCTGTTTTGTGGGCATCGCAAGCAAACACCATTCCGGCCACCTTCTGGAGCTTATTTCAAATGCTAAG GAGCCCTGAAGCAATGAAAGCAGCTACTGAAGAAGTGAATAAAACACTAGAGAACGCTGGTCAAAAAATCAGCTTTGACGGCAAACCTATTTGTTTGAATCAAACGCAACTGAATGACATGCCAGTACTAG ATAGCATCATCAAGGAGTCTCTGAGGCTCTCCAGCGCCTCCCTGAACATCCGGACCGCTAAAGAGGATTTCACTTTGCACCTCGAGGACGGTTCCTATAATATCCGCAAAGATGACATCATAGCTCTGTATCCCCAGTTAATGCATTTAGATCCAGAAATCTACCCAGACCCTTTG ACGTTTAAATACGATCGCTATCTTGatgaaaatgggaagacaaagaccaCATTCTACAGCAATGGACTCAAGCTGAAATATTACTACATGCCTTTTGGGTCAGGAGCGACAATATGTCCTGGAAGATTATTTGCTGTCCAGGAAATCAAGGAATTTTTGATTCTGATGCTTTCCCACTTTGAACTAGAGCTGGTGGAGAGTCACGTTAAATGTCCCCCTTTGGATCAGTCCCGCGCAGGCTTGGGCATTTTACCGCCATTAAATGATATCgagtttaaatataaattcaaaccTTTGTGA